ACTCAACTTTTGCATAGCGTTAGCAAAGTCTTTAAAGAACCGATCTTGATCTCTAGCGTAAAGATCAACAAAAGGTCGGGTTCTCGGGTCTGAGTACAACCCGTGATCCGACTCAAGTAGCCCAAGACCCTTGGGGATATTTTGGTAATACATATTATCGAACTTGTTCGGAGTATTAATGTCGTTGAAGACAGACAACGTCGGGTCTTTCGGGTAATTAGAACAAGCTTTCGTCAACGCGACAGCGAATCTCGGGTTATACCCGGTACTGTTCCGGCCCACCAAGCCCACAAACTCTTTACAATGGGAGAATCCGATGGAGTGGGCTCCACTGAGAGCGACCATTTCCTGAACGGAGAAGCCTCTGGACTCGAACTGGCGAATGGTCTTGGAGATCGGAGACGACGGGAGAGGGAGGAGGTCGGCGAGGAGGGAGGCTTTTGAGATGCGCGAGTCGCGGCGGCCGAGGAAGACCGGGTAGTGAGGACCGCCGACGGTGACGAGTAGGTCGCGAGTGGCGGCGGAGATGATGTCGGAGCAGGAGACGGTGTTGGGGCAGGCGAGCTCGAGGGCGGTTTTGGCTCTGACGACGGCGTCGAAGCCGTCGCCGGGGAGGGAGAGGTTGATCGGGGAGTCGCGCTCGGCGGAGTTGAAGGCGGTGGAGGAGATGAGGATGGAGGCGTCGCAGCCGTTGGGGAAGCAGTCGTGGAAGAAGAGGCGGAGGACGGCGGCGGCGGTGGTCGGGTTCGTGATCTGTTTGGTGGAGATTGTGTCGCGGACTATGTCGTGGAAGCGAGGGCATGATTTGGAGTAGAAGTCGGTGGTTAGGCGAGGTTCGG
This DNA window, taken from Raphanus sativus cultivar WK10039 unplaced genomic scaffold, ASM80110v3 Scaffold2879, whole genome shotgun sequence, encodes the following:
- the LOC108806441 gene encoding peroxidase 31-like; translation: MAELKSLSLFFFFFLFTLLASTAEPRLTTDFYSKSCPRFHDIVRDTISTKQITNPTTAAAVLRLFFHDCFPNGCDASILISSTAFNSAERDSPINLSLPGDGFDAVVRAKTALELACPNTVSCSDIISAATRDLLVTVGGPHYPVFLGRRDSRISKASLLADLLPLPSSPISKTIRQFESRGFSVQEMVALSGAHSIGFSHCKEFVGLVGRNSTGYNPRFAVALTKACSNYPKDPTLSVFNDINTPNKFDNMYYQNIPKGLGLLESDHGLYSDPRTRPFVDLYARDQDRFFKDFANAMQKLSLYGVQTGRRGEIRRRCDEVN